In a genomic window of Telopea speciosissima isolate NSW1024214 ecotype Mountain lineage chromosome 5, Tspe_v1, whole genome shotgun sequence:
- the LOC122662811 gene encoding peptidyl-prolyl cis-trans isomerase 1-like, which translates to MATSSSTSTTNPKVFFDITIGGKPAGRIVMELYSDVTPRTAENFRALCTGEKGIGQSGKPLHYKGCSFHRVIPRFVCQGGDINGTGGESIYGGKFADENLVKKHTGPGVVSMVNSGPDTNGSQFFICFTKTEWLDDQRYVVFGNVVEGFEVLVLIEEVGSRSGKTSSSVVIADCGQI; encoded by the coding sequence ATGGCAACTTCAAGTTCAACTTCAACTACTAACCCTAAGGTTTTCTTTGACATTACAATCGGCGGCAAACCTGCCGGCCGTATTGTAATGGAATTATATTCCGACGTTACTCCCCGTACGGCCGAAAACTTCCGTGCTCTGTGTACGGGAGAAAAGGGAATTGGCCAAAGTGGGAAGCCTCTTCACTATAAGGGTTGTTCGTTCCACCGTGTGATCCCTCGTTTCGTTTGTCAGGGCGGAGATATTAACGGCACTGGTGGTGAGTCGATTTACGGTGGCAAGTTCGCCGACGAGAATTTGGTGAAGAAACACACCGGACCTGGCGTTGTTTCCATGGTTAATTCTGGTCCGGACACTAACGGATCTCagtttttcatttgttttactAAGACTGAGTGGCTTGATGATCAACGTTATGTTGTGTTTGGAAATGTTGTTGAGGGTTTTGAAGTTTTGGTTTTAATTGAGGAAGTTGGTTCTAGAAGTGGCAAGACTTCTAGCTCAGTTGTAATAGCTGATTGTGGTCAGAtttaa
- the LOC122662105 gene encoding peptidyl-prolyl cis-trans isomerase 1-like, with translation MAANPKVFFDITAGGFPLGRITMELYSDITPFTAENFRALCTGEKGIGRSGKPLHYKGSSFHRVIPGFMCQGGDITTGNGTGGESIYGAYFGDENFVKRHTGPGILSMANAGPNTNGSQFFISTTTTHWLDGKYVVFGHVTEGLEVVLEMELYGSLNGETAKPIVIADCGQI, from the coding sequence ATGGCAGCTAACCCCAAGGTGTTCTTTGATATTACCGCCGGCGGCTTTCCTCTTGGCCGGATTACAATGGAGCTCTACTCCGATATAACACCTTTTACAGCCGAAAACTTCCGTGCTCTGTGCACGGGAGAAAAGGGAATTGGCCGAAGCGGCAAACCCCTTCACTATAAGGGTTCATCATTCCACCGTGTGATCCCTGGCTTCATGTGTCAGGGTGGAGATATCACAACCGGAAACGGAACTGGTGGAGAGTCGATCTATGGGGCCTACTTCGGCGACGAGAACTTCGTGAAGAGACACACCGGACCTGGTATTCTGTCCATGGCTAACGCTGGACCCAACACCAACGGTTCTCAGTTCTTCATTTCTACTACTACGACTCACTGGCTTGATGGAAAGTATGTCGTGTTTGGACATGTTACTGAGGGTTTGGAAGTAGTGTTGGAGATGGAGCTTTACGGTTCCCTCAATGGCGAGACTGCCAAGCCAATTGTGATAGCTGACTGCGGTCAGATTTGA